The genomic window aataaatttttgtttgaattttttttattttttatattaatattttaaaattatagataatactaaaaaaatattaatttattattttttaagataaaaaatattcttaaaaaacatttaaaaacaaaaataaaaattatgtcaaaCATTATATGCTGTCGTAATTCGAAATCTAACCTGaatgaagttttaaattaaaaattaaattaaaaaaaatattattcgtGAAATATAAATGATCTGATTGAATCGgttatcaaaactcaattaaaatttgataaaatcaactataattatttaaaaatatatatattattattttaataaaaataattcatcaaatgATTATTAACCTAATGAGGTTAGCATAATACCATGATAATCACCATGCACTTGGATACTATTTGGTATTTATAGTAGCTTTGCTTTTTACCAACTAGAGATAAAAATTATCtggttaaataaatattttttcactaaACTTTACTTataattgaactttaatttttggttttgtaaaaattaaaatatttttttttatcatttataaagACTTGtttgtcattatttattttataagtaaaagTTTATCTCataacaattttaaccaaatatatattttttaattcgtaaataatttttaaaaaaaaaacttgttatttttcaactgtaattataaaaaatacccaaaacacatttaatttaataaaagagaTGTATACAAGTGCCAAAATCAGCGAAAAAAGCAGAGGTGAATTTTAAGCTAGAAAAGAAAGCACCCAAAGGTCACCTCCAAGTGCCAAAATTAGCAAGAGAAGACAGTCATGAGCTGGACTGGTAGAGAAAGTTAGAGGCATGCATCCAGAATGAGGCGAATTTTCACAGAACAAATCAGTaataattatcaaaaacaaGTAAAAGGGCCATAAATGATACTTTGGACTGCTGTGGACAGTTTACATGTAACTTCACCCGTGAAATTGGTCATGGAGTTGCAGGTTCATTGGAAATTATGCTGTGTCACCCTACATCATCACAGtggctttaaaaatattaatcagaAAGAACTGATttctagtattttattttttaataaaaaatatgttgtttaaaaagttgaaacataatattataatcACTAGTAATTCTAATTAATCAAGGACTagttacaataaataaaaaatattatcacttttTAAATGTTCTACATGAAGTAAATTGTAttactgattttattttaaattgctaagaatttgttgGTTTATGTTATGATGGTATGCCTGTAACATTCCCGATTTTAGGGTCATTAAATATTCATCTACAAATATTTATAACTTTaacgttggtaaatattacgtagcttaAAAAACGTATGGTATTCCTGATTACGGTGTCAGTAAATAAAccagtaaaataaatttaaatcaatgcatacgtatttttttaagagaacaAAATATATTGTATACCGGATTTGcatttcacaataaaaatccacaaatcaattatacagtaaaatatttaaaaaaaatacgagaaacctacaaataaattcaaaaaaatccatgaatttttttgaaagtttttgatATCACAAAAAGGCTAGTTTGGTTTAGatatcaaaacaaagaaaaataaattaaagaggaTTGATATAAGGATGTGTTTTATCAAGTATACCCTTGATCCAAAATAGATTGGGCTGTATGGGCCTGGGTCATCCCGGCCCAATCTTagctgttttctgttttttttttttatttattaagctTGGTCTAATACAGCTAGTACGGACTGAGCTGGACACAACCTGATCACTGTTACAAACCAGTGGCCCGGCTGAGTAGTAtcgacaaattaattataattcactgctacagtagcaagtgaattataattcacagacAGCTACTGtagcaagtgaattataatgcaAAGGAAAGGAAGAGTGCTGAATGAATTAAGCTACAAAACGGGTAGAGAAGAAGAACGGCTTACCTGGTCTGCTGGAGctcctctgtttcttcttctcttcttctgatctttcttctcggtctttctgtttttttttttgtttattatccTCCCCTGTGTTACTGTTTTGAGTCTGGAAAAGCCCCCCTCTCTATTTTTGATCGTGGTCTTCTTTGTTCCCCCAGTCCAGTGCGCTCTCCCTGTTTCGTTCTCTGTGAAACCTCCTGTTCTTGGTCTGTTTCTTGTCAGCTCTCCCCTGTTTCGTTCTTCTCCCCTTCGCGTTCGTCCAGTAAGCTCGTCCCCCCTGTGTGTATTTCCTGTCCTGTGCCCCCCCGTTTTCTTATGGTTTTTCCCTCGTCTCTGGTTTTTCCCCCTGGTATTCTTCTGTTCGTTCCTTTGTTCCCCCCTGCGTGGCcttttctctggcttttatagccagagaatgccaagCATTCGTGCATCGTGGGGGCGAAAGATAGCAGCTGGGAGACGGGGTCCATGATTGAAATTTGAAACGGTTTTGGTGCCTTTGCTGCTgcgaaacggcgccgttttcttgattaaaatggctattttcaatttggtcactGAAGGTCTGAAATTTTATACTCAAGCCCCTGGGTAAATGTTAATTGGACCCCTTAATTTTAGATCCATTTATAAAATGGTCCTTgtactttaatttcttgaaattttaacctgAATCAGCCCTAAACTTTggtattgtttcaattaagcccctgatttcattaattaaaccaatttcaagttcaattaagtccttaaactttcaatttatattgtcttgacccaaatttcaatttatacctcatttatttcattttattttatcatttatttcattatcatgttttattatttttataaaataaaataaaaggggttaaaaattgagttatgaaatATATCATTGTTGATAGATTATGAATTAGGaagtttgacttaaaaaaaattataacaaaaattaaaaaaaaattaatggattttgacgagattataacaaaaaatttaaaaaaaatttaatggttaGTGTAAGGCCTAAATTGGTTagtaattgagatttttttctgCTATTTGTGCATGCAAAAAATTAgtacaattattaaactcagctaGCTAGATGAAATATTAACCCAAGACACTATCTAAACATGAAATATTAGAAGTTATCCATAATATTTCTTTACAAGTTGtccactattttttaaataaaaaaatgcataaacaatataattttttctatttataattatttttgtgataatgtaaaaaattaaaattatttttctatatttcatGTTTAGTTGGtgttataagtttatttttattataaatttaatatacatattcttttcatgataatttttaatttaaatataattaaattaatattttataatcagATTATTACTCGATATTTTATGAATAGTAAtcgtaattttgattttttttatttttttataaaacaatcatTTCATTCTCAACGACTGAATTAATACCTTTTCgaattttcttttggaaaagGAAAAGTACTAAGAACTAAGAAAACTAACTATGAAAaggaatctaaaaataatatgaaaggaGTCTCTTTGAAGTTGCCAATTTCGAAGAACCTGTCTGTCAATACCATGAGGCATATGATGCAAACGTTCGttgttaaaaatcaatttgcgTGTCTGAGCggggattgttttttaaaatatttttttatttttacaaatcattGTCAAAACAATtcgaaaatatataaaaaaattaaaaaaaaattcaaattttcatgaaaaaggTAATTCCAAACAGCTTCTAAAAAGCAAAATCCAGATGGTGTTGCTATTGATGAGTTACCACAGTACTCAAACTTACCACTTGCTGCGTAAAAAAGAGTATTCAGGAACAATGGCATCACTTAATGCACAGCAGGTtgtatttaatgaaacaataatatcatcaacataaccTTATACAAGTAAGAATTCCAGTACATACATGTACCAGGAATTCCTCTGAAAATATTCCACTGCTGCAACTTTGGACACATATTGTGGGATGCTTGGAACTTCTCAAACAGGCGGGGAGCCAAATATCTAATTTGGTGGCAAGCACGTTCTTCGACGCGCATTTGTTGTGAGATGCCAATCAAGCCTTGACACTGATCACAAATGAACCTGTTCATGTGAATAACCACAGATATGGTGAGAATGTGAGATATTCAAAATGCAGTGTTTCATCAAGAAGAGCGGTAGAGGCAGTCACTTCAACGCTCACAATGACACATGCTATATAACTTCCTACATCTCTTAAACAAATTGAAGCCAGCCTAGAATTTGGTTATGGTTATATTTCTCTGTTCTCCTACTTTCTCAGAACAATGCAACAAAGTAATGATGGATCATCTCTATCTCCAACAAGTTCATCACAGCAGAACAACAAAACCACTCTTCAAAATTCTGCTTGTCTGGATTCCCATTTTCTATAGTTCCACCATTATGTATTCCTGACAGAGGAATGATTTTTACACATATTTGCATGTGAGAACtcaaaaaaatggtttttttctacAGAAACTATCACCCAGTCTCTACCTTCCAAACGGAAAACTCAAATCTGCAACTCCCGAAACTTATACAGGCACAAATCTGCAGGTCCTCTTGTTTGCTAGTCTCAAGCCAGTCAATCAAAGTCGACACAGTTCATGCATTTCAAAATCAACATGAACTGAGGTTTTGGTTTGTggttaaaatcatgaaaacaaaatttctacTCATAATCCTTTCTTAATTTCCTAATAAgagattaaaatcaaaatttaattaaaatttcattctttgatcaatttttaaaaacaagagtgtttaattttttctcattttcttaatATCAATCTATACAAGATGGTCACATAGTGACAACACAAGGATGAGGGTGAGAAGAAGTGTTTGATGTATACATTTTGACTGTGGTTGGTTCCGGTTCAAGAAACGAGGGGCTTTAACAGCCATggagaggggaaaaaaagtgTCTTCGTCTGCTTGATCTGTTCTGTTGTGAACAAAAGGATTTGTGAAATTCAGTTCATCGCATTAAGAAGGCTAAACAAATGATGAACTTCGGTAAAAATATTCCAGTGGAAATATAATCTAAAAGACCACGGAACCACTTGAAAGCATCCCATAGCAGATGCAACATGGACTCACAGTTCCACGGTTTAATAATTCAGCAACAACAAAGTTTGTTAAAAAGGAATTCAACAAGCAAATTTcgctttataaataaaacaccAGCAGCTAAAATTCCTATAAGCTAatcataattcataattaatatttgaatgcACACCAAATCTTAATATTCCTTCATTGATTAACAAAATGCGAAACAAGTAGTCAAGATCTAGCATACTCACACGCGGGAAGACTGGAAATATCAGCAGAAACAGCACAAGGAATCCCCAGATTCGAAAGCGCACCCCTTATAATCCCACAAGGAAAATAGCAATACATGCTCATTGCTTGTGCACCTTTACTTTCAGGATCTTCCATTCCATTCTCAACCGATAGATCATCCCCCGACATTCGTGATAGCCATGGAAACTTATTATCTTGCAACACAAACGTAccctaaacgaaaaaaaaaacatattcaaaataaaaaaacccacaaataagaaataaaaataattaacagaACTTACTCTACGATTAGTCTTCAAGTTATCAATCTGTTTCTTGAACAACTCAGACCAGAAATCTTTGCATATGAACTTAATTGCCTCCAAATGATCAGTAAAACGAGGCCGTTCTATTGTGTACCTAATCAAACCCAAAATTGAATCAGcaagaataaaatgaaacaaataatggGGGGTTTGATATGGTGTTAAAGAGGGAGAACCGTACCGTTCCGAGAGCTGATGGCCTACTTGATAACCAATGGCTTCGATGCGGCGGGCAGCGAGTTCTGGTTTGTTAGAGTAAAATCGAGTGCAGTATGATGACACCATTTCTGTCACTAGACCATCCATGCAACTCTTCGATACTTCTCTTcccatttcctttttttcttcttcttctttgccctcactaaaatgaaaaaatatttacagtttgatctgttttcttcttctttttttgtcagaAGGATAGGGATAGATGGGCTTGGGTTACAAGTACTCGATTTGGGCTGTTGTATTGGGTAGGAACTCCAGTTTTTATTATTCgtgttatttttcattttggtcatccaatttgttttttctttgatttgaagCTTTGGAGGCAAAATTGATGTCTAATTACTTCTaatttgctattaaaaaaaaaaccaagattcaTATACATAAAACCTAAGTAAAAACATGAGGAAAATAAGtggtttgtttaattttcaataatggGGGGTTTTATAAGTTGCTTTGAAAATTGTCATGAAAGGTTCACATTTTCAATCAttatagtttttgaaaattcactTTTGAtacacaactttattttttttatttttcagtcattaagttgagagaggagaaatagatttgttgggttttggttgaagagagagagagagagagagtcttgGTGTCAACATGTTCAATTTGATGAGAAAAGTTTGATTAAGATATTATTTGACCTTTATTTTGCCTGTAAGATAAATCTAGTTCTATAAGGTTTTTcaatttgagttgattttttattttttattttaatgcttgTTGGTTTGTTTAAGTAATgaattagtttatttatgtatgtagggtgtttttggataaaaaagaattgaaaaatgacttatcgactCCTATTCAGTTTTCCAGCAATTCTCTTATAACCAAACGCTTAATCAGCACAGACAACGCATcctctattttgttttaagaaaaaatcaaagggtAAACAATGCATTTTCCACcctccaatataaaaaaaaaatagagagaggcCTTGTGCACATGTCAggcctttttttttgtagatatGCTAGTCATCCATGTCCAGCCGCTTACCCTTTATTTGTTAAgtacatcatattttttttttaatttagtttcattaaaagaaataattatacgAGGTTATCACGGTCTAATGACTTAAGTTATGAGTTTGATAGTTTAAGCAGGTTggctcgagtttttttttttttttttaattgatttttttttcattcttatcattcaatattgggttgtttGAGAATTTATCTTCACTGTATGATTCATTTTGCTTTTCATGGTACTATCCTATTCTCATGACTCGACTTAACAGGTTAAATcaggtcaatttttttcaatttcatcctttaatactaagttgattaaaaatcaaactttataatttattttagtttattttttatggagttatcacagtctcataaCTCGATTCATGGATTTGACAAGTTGAACCGGGTCAATCCAATTTGttgtcatcttaaaaaaaatttaaaaatatcatcttagattttttttagtcaaactatgttttaatAGATCATCCAAATAGCATTTAGATTCACTAAGTTACATCAGGTCGTCCctcacacaattttttttttcctactggAAAACATGTTAAGAACctcttaccttttcttttttaccctaaaaaaaattgagccaTCTTGCAATGTAATGTTGGCAAATGAtctaattttctaattaattattgaaaccATGTCGTATTAGGGTTATGGTTGTTGATTACCTAGTGATATGGACTTTAGCAAGGCAAGACCCAGTGTTGGGTCcatcaaaactataaatagAATAACACAATTGAAACCCAAATCAtatgatacttttttttaaattaataaatatatgattgtgaaaaacaaacatgaaaaataaaaggccaaAGAAgtgagggtgaaattgaaatatagaataattaattagaatatttcaGAACACAAATTCTGTGTCatttattcatcaaaataagattggatcatcatcatcatcaaacaaAAGGGATACATTTATTCTTTCAAGAAAAAGATTTAACCTTGCTTTAAAATATATGGCAAggaattgttaatttatttttcctcctGCACATGCACCTGGATTGCTTCTCACAGTACACACTATCGCAATGCAAATCAGGAGGACAAACATCGTCGAACTCGCAGTCTTCTTTATACAGGCATTCCCCTTTTGTTATGGCCTCTCGCTCCTCCTCTATCTTCCCTGCCATCATCTCTCTCGATTCAGCACCATTCCTAATACCTgcaaatcatttttgttcttcttaAGTAACGTGTTTCTCCACATCGATACTCTCATcaaagtttctttcttcttcttctttgattttctttcattttttaaaatttttcttaaaaattcatcaacttaATTGCAAACGATAAGCAAACAGGTAAAAAGTACTAAAAAGTTAATcgaaataaggatcaaaatcgACTTACTGCATATAATGACTAAAAGAAGTAGGTAAAGCATCAGCTTGAATGAAGTTTTCTCCATTTTCATTAGAATAGTGCTCctgctcctcttttttttcttttctctgtgCGAAGACTTATGGCTTGATGATTTGTACGGGAGGAAAAACTTTGTTTTGGGAAGTTACAGAAGAGATCGTGTATACATTTTGTTTCCATATACATAAATTTACTttctaaaacataaattaatatttatggaaatatatTTAAGTTCTATCATTATagttctagtttttattttgtactAATTTGGACATAAATTCATTCTTATCGGTCTTCAGTTCATCACGGAAACAAAATCTCAAAAgttattgtgtttatttgtggaaaatattttagtttttcttaaaaagaaattataaaaaacagaaaaataaagaaaacatgtttactaacgtaatatgaaaattaatttttcagaaattaacgtgtgttttctaattctctaatttttatttttatttttatttttatataaataacgaTATAGCTATTTTGATTCACCTAATGTTTTATTCGTATTTGGTTGTCCCGGCATCgtattgatcaattttttaaaaacaaaatgatacaTACTAGTTGGAAAattgttctgattttttttgaaaattatatcaatattataatacaatatgattttaataaattaataaccgtgattaaataatatttttgtttgatctcgttttaattttaaaatctaaataatatcttgattatttaatgaatttttatggctctaataatattaatttatagagaTTAATTTAActgtattttgaattaatttttcagaaaaatattggaaaaaagCTTTTGAAACATATATGCTTtctgttagataataatataaatcatattctgaaacatcacctaacagcttaagttattgagttgaatTGGTTCTCTGACACGGtattagagccttgatgacctaatcacgagttcgaatcttaccatccttatttatttgataaaaattaagcacaaggtaatgtgagcatgtacaagtttcaagcccaaagtgtttttacttgaggggatgtgttaaagaataatataaatcatattctgggacctcacctaacagcttaagttgtTGGATTGAATTGCTTCTTTGACACTTTCTACTCcatattttaaaagagaaattaaatattttttcaatttgttctttatttttaaaaattgtctcTAATATATCTATAAATGTGTAGTTCCATTCAAAACATCAACTCATAATTAAAACTCTAGCTAATTACTGTTTTCTTATGATTCAACAGTAATTAAGAGTATCTTcatattagtttttgttttaatatgtatCTGTGTAGAATGTAATTGGTCTCGATCCTTTCTATAGCTTTTAGTTCTtgtgattaaaaagaaattataaaaataaggaattAATAACAGAAAATCAATGGACAATAAAGCCACTTTCTTATTACTTGAGAGCTCAGTCTACAGTCTAAACCCCAGATTAACTAAGAACAGATAAATTTGCTGGTAGACCACTCCCTATTCCCAGATTAAAATGTGGTCATAGAAATTATTCAGCTTGTTGACCTAATTGTGCTAGCACAATTGCACACACAACGACCAGCAGTGCATTGTGTCACGGTGCACCCATGGCACAAGCTCGTGCAGTCAGAGGGAACTCTACATTGCCTTTGTTGCTGCTTTATTGAGAACTCCCTTGCGTTAGCTTCATTGGGCAAGCCTGCCATCATTTGATTAATTagtatcaatatatataaaaataaaagactcaAACAAGAAGATAATAGAGATAATGGGTGCTGTTTTCCATGAAGCAATCTTCACCggaaagaattttgaaaattaacaaaGAGATATTGCATGCCGGGAATTACATGATGCAATGAGTAGTAGGGCAACGAAGAAGGCAAACTTGACTGAAGCTTTTTCCATCTGGTTGTCTATTTTCTAGCAGGATGGGGCTTGAGATGTATAATGGGAGCTGGCTTGGTCTGGAGTCTGCTCTCTCTTTCTTCACTCTATGTTGTGTATTACTGCTGAAGCTTCATGCCCTATTTATAGTGGAAGGCATGGGCTATTTCCCAGTATTCTTACCATAATTTgctccattttaattttttctttattagggAAATAGAAATGGTTCCCTTGTATGACAAGATCATAAAAAATGTATAtaccatattaaatttattctgTTGCAGATTGGTAAATGGCAGATAAGGcgagtttatttttctttttaagaaaagaaaattgatttttgtgattttccaGTCAAATTGGTCTTGACTAAATTTATGTTTAGAATATAGTGTttggttttgaaattaaaaaaaaacatataatgcaTAACAACTTCTTTGTTTCTTAGAACGTGAACTGCAGCAATACACATTTTAACACAGAGGTGGATGGTAtttataaagtatatataaCAACATGGTAACAAATTGCATGAAATTCTGTGCTATGATCTAGAAGATATACTCTCCATCTTGGTTGATTTGAACACCATCTGGGGTGATCTGGTTAGATTAGAGTCCATGATATGATCATCCATAGCTGAAGTTTCCTTGTTGCCATGAATTACCATCTTGAGATGAATCAGTTGCTATTGGATCTCCTTCGTCTTCCAGCGTATCTCCACTAATTAATATACGCTGGTTTGCAGGAGTTTCCATCCttgtttctccatttttttccaGTAACCTTACCACTCCAGTTACTCCTAAGCTGCTGGTTTCTGCTACTGCTAATACCCTCCCTCCAACTATATATGTCGGGATAGGAGGCAGGGTTTGTTCTGAAAGTAGCTGAGAGCGGTCTTGAACATTGGTTTGGTGAAGATGTCTGCTACTTAATACTTGATTATTAGTGGATATGTGTTGAGTAATGAAAAGTCTAAGTGCAACTCGTTCACGCACAAAATCATAAtccaattcaatatatttactACAAGCTTGAAATACTAGATTAATTGTCGTATATAGTTCAATGAGATTGCCACGGTAGAGGATTGGAGGAGATCAGGCAAGTGGAATACGTAGATCTTTAAGAATAAATGTCAGCCATGCATGTTATTTCAGCTACAGTGTTAGCCATGGCTTTATATCTGCTTCATTGCTTGATCAAGAGatggtgtgttgttttttttttttgcacactAGAAAATGAGATTTCCTCCAAGAAATGTGCAATATTATTCAGTGGTAGAACACCTTATGGTATGATAGCCTGCACCATCTCAATCTCAAAAGGCATAAAGATCAAGTGTAATGCTGGAAGTAAAGTGTAGAACCATGTCAATAGAGCAATTGATATATCTTAAGATATGACGAACCATTTTTAAATGTATGACAGTAGAAGCATACATGAATTGAGATGGAAAGTTAAAACTGTAAGAAAGATTAAGTCGTACAAGTGTTAGTATGGTAAAGCACCAACAAGTCCATGATAGTATAATGTTGA from Populus trichocarpa isolate Nisqually-1 chromosome 5, P.trichocarpa_v4.1, whole genome shotgun sequence includes these protein-coding regions:
- the LOC18098882 gene encoding uncharacterized protein LOC18098882; translation: MGREVSKSCMDGLVTEMVSSYCTRFYSNKPELAARRIEAIGYQVGHQLSERYTIERPRFTDHLEAIKFICKDFWSELFKKQIDNLKTNRRGTFVLQDNKFPWLSRMSGDDLSVENGMEDPESKGAQAMSMYCYFPCGIIRGALSNLGIPCAVSADISSLPACSFVISVKA